In the Prochlorococcus marinus str. MIT 9312 genome, AGATGTGAGAATCAGTAATAGAATGACTTCCCATGAATTCTTCTGCAGTATTAGTAAAAAATCCTGCTATTTCTTCTTGTTTTGTATAACCAGTGACTGCAATTACAAACTGTCTAAATGCATTCAAACTTACACCTCGGGCTAAAGCTGAGAGAGAATCTATTGCCATTCTCTTGGGTTTAAATTGATTAATTTGCGTTTTTATTATTTGTAAGTGATCTTCCAAACCAGTTGATTCAGGATATGCACAAATAATTTTTAATAACCCATCACTTTCCATCTTTTCAAAGTCTATTCCCCAACTAGTAGCATTCCTAAGCAATTGAGCCCTGGATTCTTCATATGCAAAAAGTATTGCTCTTTCATTGTTGTTATACGCATCTTCCACAAATTTTGATACGAGCATTGTCTTACCTGTACCAGTAGCTCCTGTGGCAAGGATAATCGAATCTTGAAAATATCCTCCACCACACATATCATCAAGATCTTTCACTCCAGAGCTAATCCTAATATTTGAGGATCGCTGTGTTAATCGCATTGCTCCAAGTGCGAATACACTTATACCATCGGCTCCCATAGTGAATGGATATTCTCCTTTCATATGTACAGTTCCTCTTAACTTCAAAACTTCTAAAGTTCTTCTTCTCTTCTCTGACTCAAGAACATTTCTTAATAAGACAACATTATCAGATACAAATTCTTCTACTCCATACCTAGCAATAGGTCCATAATCATCAACCCTTTCTGTAGTCATAACTGTTGTTACTCCTATTTCTTTTAATCTTGCTATTAGTCTAAAAATTTCTCTTCT is a window encoding:
- the kaiC gene encoding circadian clock protein KaiC; translation: MKDKKFGKSNKMQVQKLPTGIEGFDDVCRGGLPVSRSTLISGTSGTGKTVFSLQYLHHGICNFDEPGIFVTFEESPLDIIRNAASFGWDLQELIDQNKLFILDASPDPDGQDVAGNFDLSGLIERISYAIRKYKAKRVAIDSITAVFQQYDAIYVVRREIFRLIARLKEIGVTTVMTTERVDDYGPIARYGVEEFVSDNVVLLRNVLESEKRRRTLEVLKLRGTVHMKGEYPFTMGADGISVFALGAMRLTQRSSNIRISSGVKDLDDMCGGGYFQDSIILATGATGTGKTMLVSKFVEDAYNNNERAILFAYEESRAQLLRNATSWGIDFEKMESDGLLKIICAYPESTGLEDHLQIIKTQINQFKPKRMAIDSLSALARGVSLNAFRQFVIAVTGYTKQEEIAGFFTNTAEEFMGSHSITDSHISTITDTILLLQYVEIKGEMARALNVFKMRGSWHDKRIREFIITNKGPEIKDSFSNFEQIFSGAPHRVVPDQNVQNIFRGLDNN